The nucleotide window CTGCCCCCCATGGGGGTTTCTTCCCCCTGTCTCCCACCTTTCTGCTCATAGCACCTTAGGGCTCCTAAGTGTAAATGCTCCCATCCTCTCCTGTCATCTCTGAGGGAAAAAGTAAGAGGCAAAATGGGGGGTAGGGGTTGTCCCCACGACAAAGGCCAGCAATTACAAGCCTCTGTTTGTGTACCCGTCTTGCCTCCATCCCCACCTCCTAGCCTCAGCTTTTCCCTCTTGGAAATGAGAAGCTTAGATTCCATACCTCGGTCACCTTCTTCGTCACCTTCTTCGCTGATCACAGCTGGTGGCTCTGTGGAGACTTTACCTCCCGATAATGGAGTAGTATGGGCAAGGTTGGCTGACAGAGTCGTGGTACTGGTACCTGagagctctccctctctctgtcctgaAGGTGGAGGAGATGGTTTTAAAGATATGAGGGAAAGCCAAGGGTGTCAAAGGGAGAAACGGAACCTCTGCCAGCCACGGGATGGCGGTGTGACTTTGTGCAAGAACATTTCTTTTGGCGGCACACTTCCAAAGTTCTCTACCTCCCTCAAGGACAAATCTGAATCTTGCCAGGCCAGACAGTGGAAGGTACTGCGGGAGGCATTCCCGGAGGCAAGGGGTCCCCTCGGGATCCTAACCCTGACGCCACCCAGAGATCACCCGCAATCTCCAGCCTAGGAAGCCACTGGACCCTGGTCCCGGAACAAAGTCGCGCTGTGCATGCCCGGAAGCCCGTCATGCACCAGAGAACCGAGCTCAGccaggaatgggggggggggcggggggagagggaaagggagaggccctcctccccctGGGCCGCTCCCCAGGGACGCCTTTGTCCCTACATCCACCCACAGGTGGATCGGGTTTccactgcctcagccttctggggTCTCTGAGTCTAGGATGCCCTTCTTCCCCTAACCTGGGCACTCCCATCTAGCGCAGCCCTCGGCGGCCCCGCCCTGTCCCGGCCAGGTTGCTGCGGGGTTACCATTAGGCGTGGAGCAGACAAAGCTGCAGCCGGCCTGGCAGCACTTGCGGTTGTCAGCACAGTCGTTGTCCGAGGCGCAGTCCTTCACACAGCCCGGAATCGCTTGGAGCTGGGGGCACTCGCCCGGTTTCTCTGTTCTGGTGCCTTGGGGTGGATGGGAGCAGACAATTGCCAGAAGAACCGAGCCCAGTCCCAACCCCTGCTCCAAGATCTCCAAATTTCAACTTCAAGGCCTACTGATCTTCAGGGGTCCTCATAACACCCCAGAGGGCCTCATCCCCTGGCCAGGGGTCTCTGACACTTGGGAACTCCCTGATCCTTGGTTTCAAAGCCCCCAGTTCTTGGGGAACTTGAGCCTGGAAGCTTCCCGCTCCTAATCATCTGGCCTCTGCTTCCAGCACAGAAAGAGCCTCTGCCCCTCCCAACTTTAAACTTTCATTggtctccccctccctccagtACATTGTACCCCAAATCCTAAGCTCCAAGGATCGCTAGCTGTAGGCCCCAGAGTTCCAAATCTTAAATTTTCACTGGCCTCCCCACTTTCGCCTCAGAGCCCCATGTTCTGAGACTTCGTTCTGGGCCCCGCGCTCCCGACTGCACTTACTTGCGGCTGAGGTGGCAGTGAAAAGCAGCAGCCCAAGGAGGAGGCCTGAGGCCGGCATGCAGAGacgacaggcaggcatggtgcagGTGTAAGCTGCAGCCTGGGTGGGGGGGATTTAACCACTCGAGCTGGGGGCGGGGCCGAGTGAGGGGTGCAGGAAGCACAGCGAGCAGCGGGCAGCGCGGGCGCCCTGCCACCTCATGCCATTTCACAATCCCCCGGGATCAGGTGTCACTCTTGGCTCTGGTGGGAACCAGGAACCGAGACAGCCTCCGAGCCAGCTGCAGCCGGACACTTGtccacccctccctctctccctacctTTCTAGGGCCTGAGGGCAAGGCAGGGCAGTAGGAGCAAAGGGCCCAGACCCAGGGCTCCTGGGCCCAGTTTTTAAAAGTCTGGGGTCCTTCCTGGACCGACT belongs to Meriones unguiculatus strain TT.TT164.6M chromosome 4, Bangor_MerUng_6.1, whole genome shotgun sequence and includes:
- the Wfdc2 gene encoding WAP four-disulfide core domain protein 2, whose translation is MPACRLCMPASGLLLGLLLFTATSAASTRTEKPGECPQLQAIPGCVKDCASDNDCADNRKCCQAGCSFVCSTPNGQREGELSGTSTTTLSANLAHTTPLSGGKVSTEPPAVISEEGDEEGDREKQGTCPSVGFPTLGLCEDQCQVDSQCSGNMKCCRNGCGKMACVTPQF